A DNA window from Corvus cornix cornix isolate S_Up_H32 chromosome 13, ASM73873v5, whole genome shotgun sequence contains the following coding sequences:
- the MRPL22 gene encoding 39S ribosomal protein L22, mitochondrial yields MAARWALGAGAAWARGLLSWARPERWLASGSLFPLSCIHTSTSLQKIGKWEKKNRIVYPPQLPGEPRRPAEIYHCRREIKYSKDKMWYLAKLIKGMSIDQALAQLEFSDKKGAKVIKEVLLEAQEMAVRKHNVEFKSNLHIAESLTGRGRYVKRVRCHGKGMFGIMKINRCHYFVKLVEGPPPPPEPPRTGFDQAKEYVQQLRNRTLVHTL; encoded by the exons ATGGCGGCGCGCTGGGCGCTGGGCGCGG GAGCTGCCTGGGCGCGGGGTCTCCTCAGCTGGGCACGACCAGAGAG GTGGCTGGCATCTGGTAGCCTTTTTCCTCTGTCATGCATCCACACAAGCACATCTCTGCAGAAAATtgggaaatgggagaaaaagaacaggatTGTTTACCCCCCACAGCTGCCTGGAGAGCCTCGCAGACCAGCT GAAATATATCACTGTCggagggaaataaaatacagcaaagatAAGATGTGGTATCTGGCAAAACTG ATAAAAGGAATGTCCATTGATCAGGCTCTCGCTCAGTTGGAATTCAGTGACAAAAAGGGAGCAAAGGTGATCAAAGAG GTTCTACTAGAAGCACAGGAAATGGCTGTAAGAAAGCACAATGTGGAATTCAAATCAAATTTACATATag CGGAGTCGCTGACGGGCAGAGGCCGCTACGTGAAGCGGGTGCGGTGCCACGGCAAGGGCATGTTTGGCATCATGAAAATCAACAGGTGCCACTACTTTGTGAAGCTGGTGGAAggtcctcctcctcccccagagCCACCAAGGACTGGCTTTGACCAAGCAAAGGAATATGTGCAGCAGCTGCGAAACAGAACTCTTGTTCATACACTGTGA